The Leptodactylus fuscus isolate aLepFus1 chromosome 3, aLepFus1.hap2, whole genome shotgun sequence genome has a segment encoding these proteins:
- the LOC142196962 gene encoding taste receptor type 2 member 4-like translates to MSQFMNTLQHLALCITAEILCIIGVLINAFIVAVTLTRRLKGEDGTHVDHLITILGMTRIGSEVASIICILLDVFFHNQNLSLILYVINKLDSFFSHASSWIMTLLSVVFCLKISNFHHVFLLRLKITISRKFVHLIAILALVSLCYILLPCWVELIEFPKYMAHNMTTTSTGTPQRSILLMVIFLVGNAVPFILYCTSSLLLVTSLSFHINQMRLNKTPNSNLDKYCKIIKFVTLSLIYYMINATACVGVLYSHYFYSLNIIWVYITIDIFPILHSIYLIQRTKKLKDNFYKIFQHGVSCLLNSQTEDLTSGDPVEIVMK, encoded by the coding sequence TAGCGGTGACTCTCACCAGAAGGCTGAAAGGAGAAGACGGGACTCATGTCGACCATCTTATCACCATACTTGGGATGACAAGAATTGGCTCCGAAGTTGCATCTATCATATGTATCCTGTTGGATGTTTTTTTCCATAACCAAAATTTATCCTTGATACTTTATGTTATCAACAAACTGGATTCTTTCTTCAGCCATGCCAGCTCCTGGATAATGACTCTGCTCTCCGTTGTCTTCTGTCTGAAGATCTCCAACTTCCATCACGTCTTCCTTTTACGTCTTAAGATAACCATATCGCGAAAATTTGTCCATCTCATTGCCATTTTGGCATTGGTCTCGCTTTGTTACATTTTGCTACCCTGTTGGGTGGAACTCATTGAGTTTCCAAAATATATGGCACATAATATGACGACAACCAGCACCGGGACCCCACAGAGAAGTATTCTATTAATGGTAATATTTCTAGTGGGCAATGCTGTGCCCTTCATATTATATTGCACTTCATCTCTTCTTCTTGTCACTTCGTTGAGTTTTCACATAAACCAAATGAGACTCAACAAGACGCCGAATAGCAACTTGGACAAATATTGTAAAATTATCAAATTTGTGACCCTGTCTTTGATCTATTATATGATAAATGCTACAGCGTGTGTCGGGGTTCTGTATTCTCATTATTTTTACTCTTTGAATATTATTTGGGTTTACATCACTATCGATATTTTTCCAATTTTACATTCTATATATCTGATACAAAGAACAAAAAAGTTGAAGGACAATTTCTACAAAATTTTTCAACATGGAGTCAGCTGCTTATTAAATAGTCAAACGGAGGACCTCACCTCGGGAGACCCAGTGGAGATAGTGATGAAATAA